From Acidobacteriota bacterium, the proteins below share one genomic window:
- a CDS encoding DNA polymerase II — protein MAYRGFLLDSTYRLERGRAVVHLYGKLSSGEPFLVRDDRDRPAFYIEAAEAPRAEALGIATQPSDQRTLADQPTVRVEVRTPPDTPALRDRLLDAGIACFEADVRFAVRYLVQRGIRGEVLIDGDSRLAAGLGRVFENPEIAPAPVDDAALPQLAVLSFDIETDPRARQLLSVALEGAGTSEVLLWTPEGMDCPPTARPFATQKALLEAFVERLTALDPDILTGWNILEFDLPVLARLAEEHGVELALGRGGAPLRLRPQRGGGTQASLPGRLVLDGIRLLRGAFIKMESYALDAVAREVLGEGKLLSGKHRADEILRLFHQDREHFVAYNAVDARLVLDILAKLKLVELSCQRSLLTGLSPDRVSGSIAAFDMLYLSELKRRAVVAPTVARPRGTAFGEGSGSRTEVNYGGAVLEPEPGLWPQVLVLDFKSLYPSIIRTFQIDPLGYHRADPDDNPIRAPNGALFRRQPGILPQLLDRLFPRREAAKAAGDEVASFAIKILMNSFYGVLGTSACRFYSPPVAGAITAFGRDILQWSKERIEDYGYRVLYGDTDSLFVASGAADAGAARALGGDLVERLNGDLADHIADTWKVESRLELEFERLYLKLLLAPVRHGTGGARKRYAGLVDDRDGPKVSFTGLEAVRRDWTDLARAVQRELYERLFFERPVEEYLERTVAELRAGQFDDQLVYRKALRKKPEEYTATTPPHVAAARKLPGKAPRVIRYLITPNGPEPAEQWDGPLDYQHYVDKQVRPVAEPVLAILGLDFAKVIGDDRQLSLF, from the coding sequence ATGGCCTACCGCGGTTTCCTGCTCGACTCCACCTACCGCCTAGAGCGCGGACGGGCGGTGGTCCACCTTTACGGCAAGCTGAGCAGCGGCGAGCCCTTCCTGGTGCGCGACGACCGCGACCGCCCGGCCTTCTACATCGAAGCGGCGGAAGCGCCGCGCGCCGAGGCCCTGGGCATCGCCACCCAGCCCAGCGACCAGCGCACCCTCGCTGACCAGCCCACGGTACGCGTCGAGGTGCGCACGCCGCCGGACACTCCCGCCCTGCGCGATCGCTTGCTCGATGCCGGCATCGCCTGCTTCGAGGCCGACGTGCGATTCGCGGTGCGCTACCTGGTGCAGCGGGGTATCCGCGGCGAAGTCCTGATCGACGGCGACAGCCGCCTCGCGGCCGGGCTCGGTCGGGTCTTCGAGAATCCCGAGATCGCGCCGGCCCCCGTCGACGATGCCGCCTTGCCGCAGCTCGCGGTGCTGTCTTTCGACATCGAAACCGATCCGCGGGCCCGCCAGCTCCTCTCCGTCGCGCTCGAAGGCGCCGGCACCTCGGAAGTCTTGCTGTGGACGCCGGAGGGCATGGACTGCCCGCCGACGGCACGCCCCTTCGCCACCCAGAAGGCCCTACTCGAGGCCTTCGTCGAGCGCCTCACCGCCCTCGATCCGGACATCCTCACCGGCTGGAACATTCTCGAGTTCGACCTCCCGGTCCTCGCCCGCCTCGCCGAGGAGCACGGCGTCGAGCTCGCCCTCGGCCGCGGTGGCGCGCCCTTGCGCCTCCGCCCCCAGCGCGGCGGCGGCACCCAGGCGAGCCTCCCAGGTCGCCTGGTGCTCGACGGCATTCGCCTCCTGCGCGGCGCCTTCATCAAGATGGAGAGCTACGCCCTCGATGCCGTCGCCCGCGAGGTCCTGGGGGAAGGCAAGCTGCTCTCCGGCAAACACCGGGCGGACGAGATCTTGCGCCTCTTCCACCAGGACCGCGAGCACTTCGTGGCCTACAACGCCGTCGATGCGCGGCTGGTGCTCGACATTCTCGCCAAGCTGAAGCTCGTCGAGCTGTCCTGCCAGCGCAGCCTGCTGACCGGCCTCTCGCCGGATCGCGTCTCCGGCTCCATCGCCGCCTTCGACATGCTCTACCTTTCGGAGCTCAAGCGCCGCGCCGTCGTCGCCCCGACCGTCGCCCGGCCGCGCGGCACCGCCTTCGGCGAGGGCTCGGGCAGTCGCACCGAAGTCAACTACGGCGGCGCCGTGCTCGAGCCCGAGCCGGGCCTCTGGCCGCAGGTGCTGGTGCTCGACTTCAAGAGCCTGTATCCCAGCATCATCCGCACCTTCCAGATCGACCCCTTGGGCTACCACCGGGCAGACCCCGACGACAATCCCATCCGCGCCCCCAACGGCGCCCTCTTCCGTCGCCAGCCGGGCATTCTGCCGCAGCTTCTCGATCGCCTCTTCCCGCGCCGCGAAGCCGCCAAGGCGGCCGGCGACGAGGTCGCCAGCTTCGCCATCAAGATCCTGATGAACTCGTTCTACGGCGTCCTCGGCACCTCCGCCTGCCGCTTCTACTCGCCGCCCGTCGCCGGCGCCATCACCGCCTTCGGGCGCGACATCCTGCAGTGGTCGAAGGAGCGCATCGAGGACTACGGCTATCGCGTCCTCTACGGCGACACGGATAGCCTGTTCGTGGCTTCCGGCGCGGCCGACGCCGGCGCCGCCCGGGCCCTCGGAGGCGACCTCGTCGAGCGCCTCAACGGCGACCTGGCGGACCACATCGCTGACACCTGGAAGGTCGAAAGTCGCCTCGAGCTCGAGTTCGAACGCCTCTACCTCAAGCTCCTGCTGGCGCCGGTGCGTCACGGCACCGGCGGCGCCCGCAAGCGCTACGCCGGGCTGGTCGACGACCGCGACGGCCCGAAGGTCTCCTTCACCGGCCTCGAAGCGGTGCGCCGTGACTGGACCGACCTCGCCCGCGCCGTCCAACGTGAACTCTACGAGCGCCTGTTCTTCGAGCGACCGGTCGAGGAGTACCTCGAGCGCACCGTCGCCGAGCTGCGCGCCGGCCAGTTCGACGATCAGCTCGTCTACCGCAAAGCGCTGCGCAAGAAGCCCGAGGAGTACACCGCCACCACCCCGCCCCACGTCGCCGCCGCCCGCAAGCTACCGGGCAAGGCGCCGCGAGTGATCCGCTACCTGATCACTCCCAACGGCCCGGAGCCGGCCGAGCAGTGGGACGGCCCCCTCGACTACCAGCACTATGTCGACAAGCAGGTCCGCCCGGTGGCCGAGCCGGTGCTCGCCATCCTCGGCCTCGACTTCGCCAAGGTGATCGGCGACGATCGCCAACTGTCGTTGTTTTAA
- a CDS encoding GntR family transcriptional regulator has translation MIQVVTGDARPVFRQIVDGLRMKIATGELSPGTRLPSVRGLALQLTINSNTVAKAYAELTSEGLIESRKGVGVFVCEPRQRLSDDERRRRLDEALQHFVSAVVALGYSPQEILARLSSELEPLVAKEPKP, from the coding sequence ATGATTCAGGTGGTCACCGGGGACGCGCGTCCGGTCTTCCGCCAGATCGTGGACGGCCTGCGGATGAAGATCGCCACCGGCGAGCTCTCTCCGGGTACTCGACTGCCGAGCGTGCGGGGTCTCGCCCTGCAGCTCACCATCAACTCCAACACCGTTGCCAAGGCCTATGCCGAGCTGACTTCGGAGGGACTGATCGAGTCTCGCAAAGGGGTCGGTGTGTTCGTCTGCGAGCCGCGGCAGCGTTTGAGCGATGACGAGCGGCGGCGGCGCCTCGACGAAGCGCTTCAACACTTCGTCAGCGCCGTGGTGGCTCTCGGCTACTCGCCCCAGGAGATCCTGGCGCGACTCAGCTCGGAGCTCGAGCCCCTCGTTGCGAAGGAACCGAAGCCATGA
- a CDS encoding ABC transporter ATP-binding protein yields MIEVSTPRSSVDRPKPAPSGEPAESPGPSGDWALATRDLTKRFGRKVALDALSLEVSRGGVHALVGSNGAGKSTLFRILLGLMRPSAGDSQVLGFDSQRLTPPVRGRIGLVHEEHTLPGWMSVARLEAMHRQLYGRWDEAVYREVLGHFHVLPEQKVRQLSRGERAGVNLAMALAQQPDLLILDEPTLGLDVVAKQAFLEALLFVGEEPDRTVLYCSHQMDEIERVAEDLIILERGRLISHSPPEDFLARVSAWNVTFSFGPLPVIPGLLQARRIDGQQQVIVIDAEEHFPELLHSLGGQDVLRLPLGFDRAVNAFLTRNHSTPDASLEQG; encoded by the coding sequence ATGATCGAAGTTTCCACCCCTCGAAGCTCCGTCGACCGGCCGAAGCCGGCGCCATCGGGCGAGCCTGCCGAAAGTCCAGGCCCCTCCGGCGACTGGGCCCTCGCAACCCGCGACCTGACCAAGCGGTTCGGTCGCAAGGTCGCCCTCGATGCCCTCTCCCTGGAGGTCTCCCGCGGTGGCGTGCACGCCCTGGTGGGCAGCAACGGTGCCGGCAAGTCCACCCTCTTCCGCATTCTCCTCGGCCTGATGCGGCCGAGCGCCGGCGACAGCCAGGTCTTGGGCTTCGACAGCCAGCGCTTGACGCCGCCGGTCCGCGGGCGCATCGGGCTGGTGCACGAAGAGCACACCCTGCCCGGTTGGATGAGCGTGGCGCGCCTCGAGGCGATGCATCGCCAGCTCTACGGCCGCTGGGACGAGGCCGTCTATCGCGAGGTTTTGGGCCATTTTCACGTCTTGCCGGAACAGAAGGTCCGCCAGCTCTCGCGCGGCGAGCGCGCCGGGGTCAACCTCGCCATGGCCCTCGCCCAGCAGCCCGACCTGTTGATTCTCGACGAGCCCACCCTCGGCCTCGACGTGGTCGCCAAGCAGGCTTTTCTCGAAGCCCTCTTGTTCGTCGGCGAAGAGCCCGATCGCACCGTCCTCTATTGCTCTCACCAGATGGACGAGATCGAGCGCGTCGCCGAGGATCTGATCATTCTCGAGCGCGGGCGATTGATCAGCCATTCGCCGCCGGAGGATTTTCTGGCGCGGGTGAGTGCCTGGAACGTGACCTTTTCGTTCGGACCTCTGCCGGTGATTCCGGGCCTTCTCCAGGCGCGTCGGATCGATGGCCAGCAACAGGTCATCGTGATCGACGCCGAAGAACACTTCCCGGAGCTGTTGCACAGCCTGGGGGGGCAGGACGTGCTGCGCCTTCCGCTCGGTTTCGACCGCGCCGTCAACGCCTTCTTGACGCGCAACCACTCGACGCCGGACGCGTCCCTCGAGCAGGGCTAG
- a CDS encoding prolyl oligopeptidase family serine peptidase, with protein sequence MSRQWWLGSVLVGVVLGVVGWAPQPARAELLPAERFLARSVVSSAVASPSGDRLAFVMREAQGSSVWLLEAESERRHRLLAARSLSAVAWSADGAGLVVEMDQRLAYVPVDGGRPHVFYRLEEGRDEHYRGPDPVVPGAVLVTETEPPFRLARVFVDGRREVLWQGDRRISDFLVNRDGALHWIEEIDGLEKVVRRARPAAPELLRCGFRSACGLLTAAAADRLLVWRRWQGDLWAITEVDGESGAERLLHRDPLGFADLARVKLEPRTGRPLLAVHHTDRMRSYALDPALAATVEALQRRFAGRNLVIEPRPAGRYWWLIELGDDLQHPRHFVYEPAMDRLREVLGAERAAGDPLPDDVLVRRRAVRYRASDGFELHGFVTLPAGRDPADLPLVVKVHGGPWNHVRPGWDPHLQFLVSRGYAVFEPNFRASTGYGLLYTLAGGADFGDGRVQQDIVEGVDHLLASGIGDARRVGIMGHSFGGFSTLGGLAFTPRKFRVGIASAPPIDLVRTIREYDDQATFASGLPLKDLLRRYFFDFEDPATAQAMQERSPLAHVGETERPLLVLAGARDVKVAVADVRHYAAALHDRDHDVSLLVDGRAGHGFDHRLLRRAYLHLVERFLGHHLGGAIGPPADAELVEYLNRNLDLTGESLAAALAVPEGG encoded by the coding sequence TTGAGCCGGCAGTGGTGGCTCGGGTCCGTCCTCGTCGGCGTCGTGTTGGGCGTTGTCGGATGGGCGCCGCAGCCGGCCCGGGCGGAGCTGTTGCCGGCGGAGCGCTTCCTGGCGCGATCCGTCGTGTCCTCGGCGGTCGCCTCGCCGAGTGGCGACCGCCTGGCGTTCGTGATGCGGGAGGCGCAGGGGAGCAGCGTTTGGCTGCTCGAGGCGGAGTCGGAACGGCGCCATCGCCTGTTGGCAGCGCGCTCTCTGTCGGCCGTGGCCTGGTCCGCCGACGGGGCCGGGCTGGTGGTCGAGATGGACCAGCGTTTGGCCTACGTTCCCGTCGATGGCGGGCGTCCCCACGTCTTCTACCGCCTCGAGGAAGGCCGGGACGAGCACTACCGCGGTCCCGACCCGGTGGTTCCGGGCGCGGTTCTGGTCACCGAAACGGAACCGCCTTTCCGGTTGGCGAGGGTCTTCGTCGACGGTCGTCGCGAGGTGCTCTGGCAGGGAGACCGGCGGATTTCGGACTTCCTCGTGAACCGCGACGGTGCGCTGCACTGGATCGAAGAGATCGATGGCCTGGAAAAGGTGGTGCGGCGCGCGCGGCCCGCGGCTCCGGAGCTGCTGCGTTGCGGGTTCCGGAGCGCTTGCGGCCTGCTGACGGCGGCTGCCGCGGATCGGCTTCTGGTCTGGCGGCGCTGGCAGGGGGATCTGTGGGCGATTACCGAGGTGGACGGGGAGAGCGGTGCCGAACGTTTGTTGCACCGCGATCCTCTCGGCTTCGCGGACCTGGCGCGAGTCAAGCTCGAGCCGCGAACCGGCCGCCCTCTGCTTGCGGTTCACCATACCGATCGGATGCGCAGCTATGCCCTCGATCCGGCTCTGGCGGCGACTGTCGAGGCGTTGCAGCGCCGCTTTGCCGGCAGAAATCTGGTGATCGAGCCGCGTCCCGCCGGGCGCTATTGGTGGCTGATCGAGCTCGGCGACGATTTACAGCATCCGCGGCATTTCGTCTACGAACCGGCGATGGATCGCCTGCGAGAAGTCCTCGGCGCAGAACGAGCCGCCGGCGACCCGCTGCCGGACGATGTTCTGGTGCGGCGTCGCGCGGTGCGCTACCGCGCCAGCGACGGCTTCGAGCTCCACGGATTCGTCACCCTGCCTGCGGGGCGCGATCCGGCCGATCTTCCGCTGGTGGTGAAGGTCCATGGCGGCCCCTGGAATCACGTTCGCCCCGGCTGGGATCCCCATCTGCAGTTCCTGGTCAGCCGGGGATATGCCGTCTTCGAGCCCAACTTCCGGGCGTCGACCGGCTACGGTCTGCTCTACACCTTGGCCGGTGGCGCCGACTTCGGTGATGGGCGAGTGCAGCAGGACATCGTCGAGGGCGTCGATCATCTGCTCGCGTCAGGAATCGGAGACGCCCGGCGGGTGGGAATCATGGGTCACTCCTTCGGGGGTTTCTCGACCCTCGGAGGGCTCGCCTTCACACCCCGCAAGTTCCGCGTCGGCATCGCTTCGGCGCCGCCGATCGACCTCGTGCGCACGATTCGCGAGTACGACGACCAGGCCACCTTCGCCAGCGGCCTACCGCTCAAGGATTTGCTGCGGCGGTATTTCTTCGACTTCGAGGATCCGGCGACGGCGCAGGCGATGCAGGAGCGCTCGCCGCTGGCCCATGTCGGCGAGACCGAGCGCCCCCTGCTCGTCCTGGCCGGGGCCCGTGATGTCAAGGTGGCGGTCGCCGATGTCCGCCACTATGCAGCGGCACTGCACGACCGCGACCACGACGTCAGCCTGCTGGTCGATGGACGAGCCGGCCATGGCTTCGATCATCGCCTGCTGCGAAGGGCCTACCTGCACCTCGTCGAGCGCTTCCTGGGACATCACCTGGGCGGTGCGATCGGCCCGCCGGCGGACGCCGAGTTGGTGGAGTACCTGAACCGCAATCTCGATCTCACCGGCGAAAGCCTGGCGGCGGCCCTCGCCGTCCCCGAGGGAGGTTGA
- a CDS encoding TonB-dependent receptor: protein MKLRTGILIVLSAFVAAASASGQFANADLTGRVTDAQGQALPGVLVTATQEATGRQRTVVTAATGTYIVHGLKPGDYRIRFELEGFQGRDQKGIRLLVGQTARVDVELQLSAVEDTVTVTAAAPIIELESKEIGGTITGEEFEVLPTQNRSALLFAGLLPGVTPSPDTESTSSDSLFVNGQTDFNNSFNVDGANNDDDVIGAIAGAQTRTSIEAIQEFQVLTTQFDAEFGRALGGVLNAITKSGSNDWSGALFGYLQDSSNNEKNFFTEVNNLERPDTSYENLGVSVGGPIVRNKAHFFVNFEDISDQEGIVRSFVARPEKNFSTSEDNSLENFLVKVDYQLTPSYHLAVRYLREESPQFNQIIGGQETLETSREEDDTDSNWIASLDTVIGNSALNIARVAFTKEDVAFANPAFNGNGQSFSAQRNQPVREDRPGINLGSSAVAQARVNRALQFDDTFSLWLPDWHGEHDLRFGVQYSEREEEFSNFGTAQGEFDFNVDRPFDPSDVSTYPFAFTVRVAGPQTAEIPKNDVTGLFIQDDWKISGDLVLNLGLRYDEESVTDGGDVAPRLGFAWSPTESGRTVIRGGFGRFYDRLPLFLYDDFFLDAVSLSSGFLQRLPSAGADQQGFFDLAQANGVTTLDELRDLLIAMIEGGAGSLINRAPTVDNPARQQPYADTVSLGFQHEIVPGLAATVDLVRAENKDALVRGDLNPFSSAQGGRPNLSVLDGQPVELDNITTIFNLGEREYTAIQGSLQKRFNGTWGGRLAVTYSEGEGNYDGDPGDFAYFQSRTETGFDFDTGRLLGESPRLNLGDRRNDQPALFDRDWNIVLSGQYLVPKTGWRQSEGLIISGVARYLSGDRFTVLDNSARLDNGNRAPAAGGDYAGDPGLGRSQDVSFDGGLNGAENPGFLQVDLSFRYRIPIGEKLKVSLLADVFNATDRVNFTTAGGTREGTPNFLVPNVARTARAFQFGLRIDF, encoded by the coding sequence ATGAAACTTCGCACAGGCATTTTGATCGTCTTGTCGGCGTTCGTCGCCGCGGCTTCGGCCAGCGGACAGTTCGCCAACGCCGATCTCACCGGCCGGGTGACCGACGCCCAAGGGCAGGCGCTGCCGGGTGTTCTGGTGACCGCGACCCAGGAGGCCACCGGTCGGCAACGAACGGTGGTGACGGCGGCGACCGGTACCTACATCGTGCACGGGCTCAAGCCCGGTGACTATCGGATCCGGTTCGAGCTCGAGGGTTTCCAGGGACGCGATCAGAAGGGGATTCGGCTGCTCGTCGGCCAGACTGCGCGGGTCGATGTCGAGCTCCAGCTCAGCGCCGTCGAGGACACCGTGACGGTGACGGCGGCGGCCCCCATAATCGAGCTCGAGTCGAAGGAGATCGGTGGCACGATCACCGGCGAAGAGTTCGAGGTGCTGCCGACGCAGAACCGCAGCGCCCTCTTGTTCGCGGGTCTTTTGCCCGGCGTGACGCCCTCTCCGGACACCGAGTCGACCTCCTCGGACTCCTTGTTCGTCAATGGCCAGACCGACTTCAACAACTCCTTCAACGTCGACGGTGCCAATAACGACGACGACGTCATCGGCGCCATCGCCGGCGCCCAGACCCGCACCTCGATCGAGGCGATCCAGGAGTTCCAGGTTCTCACCACACAGTTCGATGCTGAGTTCGGTCGTGCCCTCGGAGGGGTGCTCAACGCCATCACCAAGAGCGGCTCGAACGACTGGTCGGGAGCCCTCTTCGGCTATCTCCAGGACTCCTCGAACAACGAGAAGAACTTCTTCACCGAGGTCAACAACCTCGAGCGCCCAGACACCAGTTACGAGAACCTCGGGGTCTCCGTCGGAGGCCCGATCGTGCGCAACAAGGCCCACTTCTTCGTCAACTTCGAGGACATCAGCGACCAGGAGGGCATCGTGCGGTCCTTCGTGGCGCGACCGGAGAAGAACTTCTCGACCAGCGAAGACAACTCCCTCGAGAACTTCCTGGTCAAGGTCGACTATCAGCTCACGCCGAGCTATCACCTGGCGGTGCGCTATCTGCGCGAGGAGTCGCCCCAGTTCAACCAGATCATCGGTGGTCAGGAAACCCTCGAAACCTCGCGCGAAGAGGACGATACCGATTCCAACTGGATCGCTTCCCTCGACACCGTGATCGGAAATTCCGCCCTCAACATCGCCCGCGTCGCCTTCACCAAGGAAGACGTCGCCTTCGCCAACCCGGCCTTCAACGGCAACGGTCAGAGCTTCTCGGCGCAGCGCAATCAGCCGGTGCGGGAGGATCGGCCGGGAATCAACCTGGGCTCGAGCGCCGTCGCCCAGGCGCGGGTCAACCGCGCCCTGCAGTTCGACGACACCTTCTCCCTCTGGCTTCCCGATTGGCATGGCGAGCACGACCTGCGCTTCGGGGTGCAGTACTCGGAGCGTGAGGAAGAGTTCAGCAACTTCGGCACGGCGCAGGGGGAGTTCGATTTCAACGTCGACCGGCCCTTCGATCCCAGCGATGTCTCTACCTACCCGTTTGCCTTCACGGTACGGGTCGCCGGGCCGCAGACCGCCGAGATCCCCAAGAACGACGTCACCGGGCTGTTCATCCAGGACGACTGGAAGATCAGCGGTGATCTGGTCCTCAACCTCGGCCTGCGCTACGACGAGGAGAGCGTCACCGATGGTGGTGACGTGGCGCCACGGCTGGGCTTCGCCTGGTCGCCGACGGAGTCCGGCAGAACCGTGATCCGGGGTGGCTTCGGGCGCTTCTACGATCGCCTGCCGCTGTTTCTCTACGACGACTTCTTTCTCGATGCGGTCAGCTTGTCGAGTGGTTTCCTCCAGCGCTTGCCGTCGGCCGGCGCCGATCAGCAAGGGTTCTTCGACCTCGCCCAGGCGAACGGCGTCACCACCCTCGACGAGCTGCGCGACCTGTTGATCGCGATGATCGAGGGTGGTGCCGGGAGCCTGATCAATCGTGCCCCAACGGTCGACAACCCGGCGCGACAGCAGCCCTATGCGGATACGGTGAGTCTGGGATTTCAGCACGAGATCGTACCCGGCCTGGCGGCCACCGTCGACCTGGTGCGGGCGGAGAACAAGGATGCCCTGGTGCGGGGCGACCTCAATCCGTTCTCCTCCGCCCAGGGCGGCCGCCCGAACCTCAGTGTCCTCGACGGCCAGCCGGTCGAGCTCGACAACATCACGACCATCTTCAACCTGGGAGAGCGCGAGTACACCGCCATCCAGGGATCGCTGCAGAAGCGCTTCAACGGCACCTGGGGCGGCCGCCTGGCGGTGACCTACTCGGAAGGGGAAGGCAACTACGACGGCGATCCCGGCGATTTCGCCTATTTTCAGAGCCGCACCGAAACCGGCTTCGACTTCGATACCGGCCGCCTCCTCGGAGAATCACCGCGGCTCAACCTGGGGGACCGGCGCAACGATCAACCGGCGCTCTTCGATCGCGACTGGAACATCGTGCTCTCGGGTCAGTACCTGGTGCCCAAGACCGGCTGGCGCCAGAGCGAGGGGCTGATCATCTCTGGCGTGGCGCGCTATCTCTCCGGAGACCGCTTCACCGTGCTCGACAACTCGGCGCGCCTCGACAACGGCAACCGCGCTCCGGCGGCGGGCGGCGACTACGCCGGCGACCCCGGCCTCGGCCGCTCCCAAGACGTCTCCTTCGACGGCGGTCTCAACGGTGCCGAGAACCCGGGGTTCCTGCAAGTCGATCTCAGCTTCCGGTACCGGATCCCGATCGGAGAGAAGCTCAAGGTGAGCCTGCTGGCGGACGTCTTCAACGCCACCGATCGGGTCAACTTCACGACCGCCGGCGGCACCCGCGAGGGCACGCCCAACTTCCTGGTGCCGAACGTCGCGCGCACGGCGAGGGCTTTCCAGTTCGGCCTGCGAATCGATTTCTAG
- a CDS encoding isoamylase early set domain-containing protein — protein sequence MIKKSYSKSGRACRVTFRLPQEEVTGEKVALLGDFNEWSPEEHTLVRRKNGTFSITLSVDAEQEYRFRYLVDESQWLDDPEADRAVPNRFGGTDGLLVV from the coding sequence GTGATCAAGAAGAGCTATAGCAAATCCGGTCGTGCCTGCCGCGTGACCTTCCGCCTGCCGCAGGAGGAAGTCACCGGCGAAAAGGTCGCCCTGCTGGGTGACTTCAACGAGTGGAGCCCCGAAGAGCACACCCTCGTGCGGCGCAAGAACGGCACCTTCAGCATCACCCTGTCGGTGGATGCCGAACAGGAGTACCGCTTCCGCTACCTGGTCGACGAAAGCCAGTGGCTCGACGACCCCGAAGCCGACCGCGCAGTGCCCAACCGCTTCGGCGGCACCGATGGCCTGCTGGTGGTTTGA
- a CDS encoding alpha/beta fold hydrolase, whose product MKNLLTLTAALLLAGAALASEKSATGSWQGAIELPNGELGINVQLDAAAQSGTIDIPAQGLKGFALSNVKAEGESVHFEMAGVPGTPTFDGKLSADGETLSGSFTQGPQSLKFSLARSAAAATEPPQETVAEKGMPGEGAEGNWKGTLDLGQVQLRLGLEVGAKDDGALMATLDSIDQGAKMPVDEITFEDRKLSFTIRAINGSYNGTLNADGSAFEGTWNQGRELELTFFRIEEAISLVRPQHPEPPFPYQAEDVTFRNQADDVELAGTLLTPPGEGPFPAVVFVSGSGAQDRDEQLMGHKPFLVIADHLARHGIASLRYDDRGVGGSSGSHMGSTVIDFAEDAAAGVAFLAQQPSIDRGAVGIVGHSEGGLSGPIVATQSEELDFLVLLAPPGEALDKLLVRQTGDALRLSGVSPDLIERVTATQPEDLALVKDESLDREALMAKMRERSEEQLATLSEADLAALGITDDAIEIGIRQTSTPWFRSLMRQDPAVYLEQLELPVLALFGEKDVQVAAQVNAEIFEKTLTKAGNQDFQIEILKDLNHLFQHAETGAVAEYGTIEETFAPHALEQISDWIGKRFGKAAGGAAEGSSH is encoded by the coding sequence ATGAAAAATCTCCTCACCCTCACCGCCGCCTTGCTGCTGGCCGGCGCCGCCCTGGCGAGTGAAAAGTCCGCCACCGGTTCCTGGCAGGGCGCCATCGAGCTGCCCAACGGTGAGCTCGGCATCAACGTGCAGCTCGACGCCGCGGCCCAAAGCGGCACCATCGACATCCCGGCTCAGGGCCTGAAGGGCTTCGCTTTGTCGAACGTCAAGGCCGAAGGCGAATCCGTTCACTTCGAAATGGCCGGCGTTCCCGGCACTCCGACCTTCGACGGCAAGCTGTCGGCCGACGGTGAGACCCTTTCCGGGTCTTTCACCCAAGGACCGCAATCCCTGAAGTTCTCCCTGGCGCGCAGCGCCGCCGCCGCGACCGAGCCCCCGCAGGAGACGGTCGCCGAAAAGGGCATGCCCGGAGAAGGAGCCGAGGGTAACTGGAAGGGTACCCTCGACCTCGGCCAGGTGCAGCTCCGGCTCGGTCTCGAGGTTGGAGCCAAGGACGACGGCGCCTTGATGGCGACCCTCGACAGCATCGACCAGGGAGCGAAGATGCCGGTCGACGAGATCACCTTCGAGGACCGCAAGCTGAGCTTCACGATCCGGGCGATCAACGGCTCCTACAACGGCACCCTGAACGCCGATGGCTCCGCCTTCGAGGGCACCTGGAACCAGGGTCGCGAGCTCGAGCTGACCTTCTTTCGCATCGAAGAAGCGATTTCTCTGGTGCGGCCGCAGCACCCGGAGCCCCCCTTCCCGTACCAAGCCGAAGACGTCACCTTTCGCAACCAGGCGGACGACGTCGAGCTCGCCGGCACTCTCCTGACGCCACCCGGCGAAGGCCCCTTTCCGGCGGTCGTCTTCGTCTCCGGCTCCGGCGCCCAGGACCGCGACGAGCAACTCATGGGGCACAAGCCGTTCCTGGTGATCGCCGACCACCTCGCCCGCCACGGCATCGCCTCACTGCGCTATGACGACCGCGGCGTCGGCGGCTCAAGCGGCAGTCACATGGGCTCCACCGTCATCGACTTCGCCGAAGACGCCGCCGCCGGCGTCGCCTTCCTCGCCCAGCAGCCCAGCATCGACCGCGGCGCCGTCGGCATCGTCGGTCACAGCGAGGGCGGCCTTTCCGGCCCGATCGTCGCCACTCAGAGTGAAGAGCTCGACTTTCTCGTGCTCCTGGCCCCTCCCGGCGAAGCCCTCGACAAGCTGCTCGTACGCCAGACCGGCGACGCCCTCCGCCTCAGCGGCGTTTCGCCGGACTTGATCGAGCGCGTCACCGCGACCCAGCCGGAGGATCTCGCCCTGGTCAAAGACGAGAGCCTCGACCGTGAGGCGCTGATGGCCAAGATGAGGGAGCGCAGCGAGGAGCAGCTCGCCACCCTCTCCGAGGCGGACCTCGCCGCCCTTGGCATCACCGACGACGCCATCGAGATCGGAATCCGCCAGACCAGCACCCCCTGGTTCCGCTCCCTGATGCGCCAAGACCCGGCGGTCTACCTCGAGCAGCTCGAGCTGCCGGTCCTCGCCCTCTTTGGCGAGAAGGACGTTCAGGTGGCAGCCCAGGTCAACGCCGAGATCTTCGAGAAGACCTTGACCAAGGCCGGCAACCAGGACTTTCAGATCGAGATCTTGAAAGACCTCAACCACCTCTTCCAGCACGCCGAAACCGGCGCCGTCGCCGAGTACGGCACCATCGAAGAGACCTTCGCGCCCCACGCCCTGGAGCAGATCAGCGATTGGATCGGAAAGCGCTTCGGGAAGGCAGCCGGCGGCGCCGCGGAGGGCAGCTCGCACTAA